One uncultured Tolumonas sp. DNA segment encodes these proteins:
- a CDS encoding methyl-accepting chemotaxis protein, whose product MMTILIVQRIRLGFTFLLLLLLLLGVISYVKTVSIHGRFRQVTEVATPLTLNASRLRDALMAADRNTLAYLASWDLSVFPHLRQSFAQEKARYSQYVHDFTALTLDPESTKQLQQVTHDAPQLFAISEQLMALHEEEAALAHKLSQMRSDFLQLDDNYRSAADLLLHFTSSQRSLQNKAELITSGIARDLKMIQRADAKTDLPALQLVLAKDIEIANQRLARIAVPDDVKARFTRHVQRIPLLVFGEQGLIEALSRNQVISQQMQVLQTKQDSSAKQLGLALDKLISISNQSMQVDRKSADAAVQGASFWIVVVSCFSAVVALVIAWSMARSIQIPLVRMNETLALMARGDMTLRINYQAKNELGELANSIDQLARNTNEVLVEIQDGSAGLVHETQNTADISELVMARVQEQKKQIDQVAAAISELESSATEVARSSEHARGEVNAANSESQRGMSIVLDNRHGIEQLATEISAAVLITHKLADFSSNIGNILDVIRGIAEQTNLLALNAAIEAARAGDAGRGFAVVSDEVRALATRSQGATQEIQSMILNLQNCSSEVAAVMARSHEQTQLSVHQTRETERALENIALRMNAIKEIADQVAYAAGEQISVSQGVAQHVAGIADVAYETEQASIASANSSEVLAGLADRQQALIARFNV is encoded by the coding sequence ATGATGACAATTTTAATTGTGCAACGAATTCGATTGGGTTTTACATTTCTCCTGCTGTTGTTACTGCTTCTTGGTGTTATCAGTTATGTGAAAACGGTGAGCATTCATGGTCGGTTTCGGCAGGTTACAGAGGTTGCAACCCCCCTGACATTAAATGCGAGTCGTTTACGAGATGCATTGATGGCCGCCGATAGGAATACCCTGGCGTATTTAGCGAGCTGGGATTTATCTGTTTTTCCTCACTTACGGCAGAGTTTTGCGCAAGAGAAAGCGCGTTATAGTCAGTATGTCCACGATTTCACAGCATTGACTCTTGATCCTGAAAGTACAAAGCAGTTGCAGCAAGTAACTCATGATGCTCCGCAGCTTTTTGCTATTTCGGAACAATTAATGGCGCTGCACGAAGAGGAGGCGGCGTTAGCGCATAAGCTATCGCAAATGCGTAGCGACTTTTTACAACTCGACGATAACTATCGTTCGGCGGCAGATTTGTTGCTGCATTTTACGTCGAGCCAACGCTCTTTACAGAATAAAGCAGAGTTGATCACCAGCGGTATCGCTCGCGACCTGAAGATGATTCAGCGGGCTGATGCCAAAACCGATCTGCCTGCGCTGCAGTTGGTGCTGGCGAAAGATATTGAAATAGCCAACCAGCGTTTGGCAAGGATCGCGGTTCCTGATGATGTAAAAGCCCGATTTACCCGACATGTACAACGTATCCCGCTGTTGGTATTTGGAGAGCAAGGGCTTATCGAAGCGTTGTCCCGCAATCAGGTGATCAGCCAACAAATGCAGGTCTTACAAACGAAACAAGACTCGTCAGCCAAACAACTCGGATTGGCATTAGACAAACTCATATCCATCAGTAATCAGAGCATGCAAGTCGATAGGAAAAGTGCCGATGCAGCAGTTCAAGGCGCTAGTTTTTGGATTGTGGTTGTTTCGTGTTTTTCCGCAGTGGTAGCACTTGTTATTGCCTGGAGTATGGCGCGGAGTATTCAAATTCCTCTGGTACGCATGAATGAAACTCTGGCTTTGATGGCCCGCGGTGACATGACGTTACGCATTAATTACCAAGCAAAAAATGAATTGGGTGAACTCGCCAACTCGATTGACCAATTAGCTCGCAATACAAATGAGGTGCTGGTCGAAATTCAAGATGGCTCGGCAGGCCTGGTACACGAGACGCAAAATACAGCGGATATTAGTGAGTTGGTCATGGCCCGGGTTCAGGAGCAGAAAAAGCAAATAGATCAAGTCGCGGCAGCCATCTCAGAACTTGAATCAAGTGCGACAGAAGTGGCTCGCTCTAGTGAGCATGCCAGAGGTGAAGTGAATGCAGCCAATAGCGAAAGCCAGCGAGGCATGAGTATTGTTTTGGATAATCGGCATGGTATTGAGCAGTTGGCCACTGAAATTTCAGCGGCAGTGCTGATCACGCATAAATTAGCCGATTTCAGTAGCAATATTGGCAATATCTTAGATGTGATCCGTGGCATTGCGGAGCAAACAAATTTACTGGCGTTGAACGCCGCGATTGAAGCGGCCCGGGCCGGTGATGCCGGACGAGGGTTTGCCGTGGTGTCTGATGAGGTCAGAGCGTTGGCGACCCGATCACAAGGGGCTACGCAAGAGATCCAGAGCATGATCCTCAATCTGCAAAACTGCAGTAGTGAAGTGGCCGCCGTTATGGCGCGTAGTCACGAACAAACTCAGTTGAGCGTGCATCAAACAAGAGAAACCGAACGTGCGCTGGAAAATATAGCCTTGCGTATGAACGCGATTAAAGAGATTGCCGATCAGGTTGCCTATGCGGCGGGAGAGCAAATATCGGTGAGCCAAGGTGTGGCTCAGCATGTGGCCGGTATCGCGGATGTGGCTTACGAAACGGAACAAGCATCAATCGCGTCGGCAAATAGTAGTGAGGTATTGGCAGGCCTTGCCGACCGGCAGCAGGCACTCATCGCGCGTTTCAACGTTTAG